The Bartonella birtlesii IBS 325 genome has a window encoding:
- the glmM gene encoding phosphoglucosamine mutase gives MAQKYFGTDGIRGKANVFPVTPDFAMKVGMAVGVLFRSQRQSRRVVIGKDTRLSGYMLENALVSGFTAAGMEAFLLGPVPTPAVAMLCRSLRADLGVMISASHNPFYDNGIKLFGPDGFKLSDDMEAKIEQLIDTDLSKSLAGSAEIGYAKRVEGDIYRYIEYAKRTLPRDVRLDALRIVVDCANGAAYKAAPRALWELGAEVFAIHDTPNGTNINQKCGSTDLASLKQKVHEVRADVGIALDGDGDRVLLVDEKAQPIDGDQLIAVIAENWHKTGRLQCNGVVTTIMSNLGLERFLKYKGLDLVRTSVGDRYVVEAMRQKGYNVGGEASGHIILSDFGTTGDGLVAALQVLACMQESQIPMSQLCRRFEPVPQILKNVTIKNKNVLKKNPVKMAIDQATQRLGKDARLVIRASGTEPVIRIMAEGDAREILDAAVQEVSQVITHHDAPVDACALGNLEFLR, from the coding sequence ATGGCACAAAAATATTTTGGTACAGACGGAATTCGGGGGAAAGCCAATGTTTTTCCTGTGACACCGGATTTTGCCATGAAAGTGGGCATGGCTGTTGGGGTTTTGTTTCGCTCACAACGTCAGTCACGTCGTGTGGTGATTGGTAAGGATACTAGGTTATCTGGCTATATGTTAGAAAATGCTTTGGTTTCAGGATTTACAGCTGCTGGTATGGAGGCTTTTTTGTTGGGACCTGTGCCAACACCTGCTGTGGCGATGCTTTGTCGCTCTTTGCGCGCGGATCTTGGCGTGATGATTTCTGCTTCTCATAATCCCTTTTATGATAATGGAATTAAACTTTTTGGTCCTGATGGTTTTAAGCTTTCCGATGATATGGAAGCAAAAATTGAACAATTAATTGATACAGATCTTTCAAAATCTTTAGCAGGTTCTGCCGAAATTGGTTATGCAAAACGGGTTGAGGGAGATATCTACCGTTATATCGAATATGCTAAGCGGACCTTGCCACGGGATGTGCGTTTGGATGCTTTGCGCATCGTTGTCGATTGCGCTAATGGTGCTGCTTATAAAGCGGCGCCACGGGCTCTGTGGGAATTGGGAGCTGAGGTGTTTGCCATTCATGATACACCAAATGGTACCAATATTAATCAGAAATGTGGATCAACCGATTTGGCTTCCTTAAAACAAAAAGTGCATGAAGTTCGTGCTGATGTGGGAATTGCTCTGGATGGGGATGGAGATCGCGTTCTTTTGGTGGATGAAAAAGCACAACCAATTGATGGCGATCAATTGATCGCTGTAATTGCTGAAAATTGGCATAAAACGGGACGTTTGCAATGTAATGGCGTGGTTACAACCATTATGTCAAATCTTGGATTGGAGCGCTTCTTAAAATACAAAGGCTTGGATCTCGTGCGGACAAGTGTTGGGGATCGCTATGTGGTCGAGGCTATGCGCCAAAAAGGATATAATGTTGGTGGTGAAGCTTCTGGACATATTATATTGAGTGATTTTGGTACAACTGGTGATGGGTTGGTGGCTGCTTTGCAGGTGTTGGCTTGTATGCAGGAAAGTCAAATCCCTATGAGTCAATTGTGTCGGCGATTTGAGCCTGTGCCGCAGATTTTAAAAAATGTAACCATTAAAAATAAAAATGTGCTGAAAAAGAATCCCGTTAAAATGGCAATAGATCAAGCAACACAACGTTTGGGAAAAGATGCACGATTGGTTATTCGTGCTTCTGGAACCGAGCCGGTTATTCGTATTATGGCCGAAGGTGATGCACGGGAAATTTTGGATGCTGCCGTGCAAGAGGTTAGCCAAGTTATCACACATCATGATGCACCGGTGGATGCTTGTGCTCTGGGGAATCTTGAATTTTTGCGATAA
- a CDS encoding DUF883 family protein, which yields MANHKTPKNNKVASEKNLQGHLEKLHSEISGITETLTDLGASKLSAAKNKAEKLYNSAKENSEDIMSQAKEKIGEFEQTINECVRKNPGKSVLFSAGIGFILAQLLRR from the coding sequence ATGGCAAATCATAAAACACCAAAGAATAACAAAGTAGCATCAGAAAAAAATCTACAAGGACATTTAGAAAAATTACACAGTGAAATTTCAGGAATAACAGAAACATTAACAGATCTTGGTGCAAGCAAGTTGAGTGCCGCTAAAAATAAAGCGGAAAAACTGTATAATTCCGCCAAAGAAAACAGCGAAGACATAATGTCTCAAGCCAAAGAAAAGATTGGTGAATTTGAACAAACCATAAATGAATGCGTTCGTAAAAACCCTGGCAAAAGCGTTTTGTTTTCAGCAGGCATTGGTTTTATTCTTGCTCAATTATTGCGTCGTTAA